A window of the Gossypium arboreum isolate Shixiya-1 chromosome 2, ASM2569848v2, whole genome shotgun sequence genome harbors these coding sequences:
- the LOC108463200 gene encoding protein TIC 56, chloroplastic, with product MASIKFDPFESWFRKPQNPIQPINLLSLTQSFLPTTSSNSPNFASISSSGLFRKKPKKPDPDSDKPGPYKQMVDQFFWECENLPDYRHTPEVEKILNEDPFFENKENPTEEEIKENEKWWQDFRASPVVQFLARAEEIADEINRIELKENEEPFRKEDKKLWQAVPHVIGLDGRPMPRKAIKTREESDDKFWDFTKQFFFGLWGFRQRPYPPGRPIDVAQAIGYKRLEKRYYDFIMRSGGWYYKDRLGRTRGPCELITLKTAWGGGIIDKHTFIWGEDMDEWAPIHMVYGLEPAIATWEVRLGAAATAFLHKLQKGIPPWVPLKGHEEKTYKQLQEEAIESKRRDLAVLKANDGIWPGVRIPSHALFLWASGSEMTTLLESDHMPNKYISKDLRHKLAKVIPGLRPWEVLSVEQAMDDITYSGEWYREPLGTYTTGPPYIRHWNKDVKRIFRIFYNLSSQVYNKLERTIPGFNAIMEKVQADANARERRRKEKREAQKKVEDAAIYNPR from the exons ATGGCTTCAATCAAATTCGATCCCTTCGAAAGCTGGTTCAGGAAACCTCAAAACCCAATCCAACCCATCAACCTTCTCTCACTAACTCAATCATTCCTCCCCACAACATCCTCAAACTCTCCGAATTTCGCTTCTATAAGCTCTTCTGGTCTCTTCAGAAAAAAACCCAAGAAACCTGACCCGGATTCCGACAAGCCCGGGCCTTACAAGCAGATGGTGGACCAGTTCTTTTGGGAATGTGAGAACCTCCCAGATTACAGACACACGCCTGAAGTCGAAAAAATTTTGAATGAAGACCCTTTTTTCGAGAACAAAGAGAACCCAACCGAGGAGGAAATTAAAGAGAATGAAAAGTGGTGGCAAGACTTTAGAGCAAGTCCTGTGGTTCAGTTTTTGGCAAGAGCTGAGGAAATTGCTGATGAAATCAATAGGATAGAGCTTAAAGAAAATGAAGAACCGTTTAGAAAGGAAGATAAGAAGCTGTGGCAAGCGGTTCCGCATGTGATTGGTTTGGACGGCCGGCCTATGCCTCGAAAAGCTATCAAAACCAGGGAAGAGAGTGATGATAAGTTCTGGGATTTCACTAAGCAGTTCTTTTTTGGTCTCTGGGGTTTTCGCCAGAGGCCTTATCCACCAGGTCGACCCATTGATGTTGCTCAAGCTATCGGGTATAAGCGGCTCGAGAAACGTTACTATGACT TTATCATGAGGAGTGGAGGCTGGTACTACAAAGATCGTTTGGGCCGTACCCGAGGTCCTTGTGAGTTAATAACCCTGAAAACAGCTTGGGGTGGTGGGATTATTGATAAACACACTTTTATTTGGGGAGAGGATATGGATGAATGGGCACCAATTCATATGGTTTATGGCTTGGAACCTGCAATAGCCACTTGGGAAG TTAGGCTAGGTGCGGCAGCAACAGCTTTCCTTCATAAACTTCAGAAAGGTATACCTCCCTGGGTTCCCCTTAAAGGGCACGAGGAGAAAACTTATAAACAGCTTCAAGAAGAAGCGATAGAGAGCAAAAGACGTGATTTGGCTGTCCTAAAAGCTAATGATGGCATATGGCCCGGAGTTAGAATTCCTAGCCATGCTCTATTTCTTTGGGCTAGCGGCTCTGAAATGACAACTCTTTTGGAATCTGATCATATGCCAAACAAATACATTTCAAAAGATCTTCG GCACAAATTGGCCAAAGTTATCCCCGGATTAAGGCCGTGGGAGGTTTTAAGTGTTGAGCAAGCAATGGATGATATCACATATAGCGGAGAGTGGTATCGTGAACCTCTTGGTACCTACACAACCGGTCCCCCTTACATTAGACATTGGAACAAGGATGTCAAG AGAATATTCCGAATCTTTTATAACCTTAGCAGCCAAGTGTATAACAAATTGGAGAGGACAATTCCCGGTTTCAATGCAATAATGGAGAAAGTACAGGCTGATGCTAATGCAAGGGAGAGAAGACGGAAGGAGAAAAGGGAAGCACAAAAGAAAGTCGAGGATGCAGCCATATATAATCCAAGATAA
- the LOC108466848 gene encoding uncharacterized protein At5g01610 isoform X2, whose protein sequence is MDQVLNKVGTMWVGHQADKQLGSVGNEIDQISSSIEGGAKWLVNTIKGKVQKPLPELLKEYDLPIGIFPCDATNYKLEEETGKLTVHLPSICEIEYRDSSVLRFFTTVTGHLAKGKLADIDGMKTKMILWIKVSCITSDGSKLYVSAGITKTRNRDAYEVNRDGIGVDKF, encoded by the exons atggaTCAGGTGTTGAACAAGGTAGGCACGATGTGGGTGGGCCATCAAGCCGACAAGCAACTCGGTTCCGTCGGCAACGAAATCGAC CAAATCTCCAGTAGTATTGAAGGAGGAGCCAAATGGTTGGTTAATACAATCAAAG GGAAAGTACAAAAGCCATTACCAGAGCTGTTAAAGGAGTATGATTTGCCAATAGGCATCTTCCCTTGTGATGCCACCAACTATAAGTTAGAAGAAGAGACAGGGAAGCTTACTGTTCATCTCCCATCAATATGTGAAATCGAATACAGGGACTCATCTGTTCTACGCTTCTTCACCACTGTGACTGGCCATTTAGCGAAAGGAAAGCTCGCAGATATAGATGGTATGAAGACAAAAATGATATTATGGATAAAAGTATCATGCATCACTTCTGATGGATCAAAGCTGTATGTCAGTGCTGGAATAACCAAAACCAGGAACAGAGATGCTTATGAGGTTAATAGGGATGGTATAGGTGTCGACAAGTTCTAG
- the LOC108466831 gene encoding uncharacterized protein LOC108466831 — MERKRPRKLNLNAPLLSTRRPASCHVIDREVSWKDSSNGIPFCWEQAPGKPKDSERSNNVDEAETPRPKPPPGRWRPPKEATTRDYHDEGCDADVDDYDNDKYDIFSDAMEVLSLTEAIDIVEKTEAIEHSDLDGFNLAMSLEHSDCPSPSFIIDRFLPDAIALAASSAINISKTKLPYIYSDQSQAVMKRTSLSSPKGCGLEMLLPWRMKHKLCSVRNPIKERSIATNVMPPKTSTKQKKLVPSIVAASAEWRCK, encoded by the coding sequence ATGGAAAGGAAACGCCCTAGGAAGTTGAATTTAAATGCACCACTCTTATCGACGAGACGACCGGCCAGTTGCCATGTTATTGATCGTGAAGTTTCATGGAAAGATTCGAGTAACGGGATTCCGTTCTGCTGGGAACAAGCTCCTGGAAAACCGAAGGATTCGGAGAGAAGTAACAACGTTGATGAAGCCGAAACGCCTCGTCCTAAACCTCCGCCAGGTAGATGGCGTCCACCTAAAGAAGCAACAACTAGGGATTATCACGATGAAGGGTGCGATGCTGACGTGGACGATTACGACAACGACAAATATGATATATTCTCCGATGCTATGGAAGTTTTGTCACTAACAGAAGCTATAGACATTGTTGAAAAAACAGAAGCTATAGAACATAGTGATTTAGATGGTTTCAACTTAGCGATGAGTTTAGAACACAGTGATTGTCCATCACCGAGTTTCATAATCGATCGGTTTCTCCCCGACGCTATAGCATTAGCCGCTTCATCGGCTATCAACATATCGAAAACGAAGCTTCCTTACATTTACTCGGATCAGTCTCAAGCTGTAATGAAACGAACATCATTGTCATCTCCTAAGGGTTGTGGGCTTGAAATGTTGTTGCCATGGCGGATGAAACATAAGCTGTGTAGTGTAAGGAATCCCATTAAAGAAAGGTCAATTGCAACCAATGTTATGCCACCAAAAACTAGTACAAAGCAGAAGAAATTGGTTCCATCAATTGTAGCAGCTTCTGCAGAATGGAGATGTAAATAA
- the LOC108467187 gene encoding ethylene-overproduction protein 1 translates to MQRNKFTTMRSLKVLDRCKGAQVYALHTTGGGGGDVGDKLYHQLQDHLSVNPVRPISMHNYQSSNVPLAYVNETLLPYGLPVSDLLEPQIESCLKFVDFIGTLADLYRRIENCPQFEKTGMYLEQCAIFKGLSDPKLFRRTLRAARQHAVDVHSKVVLAAWLRYERREDELRGTNSMNCCGRNIECPKATLVPGYNPEFIYDPCVCSKNPRGESVDDYSIEDVECSTSDEYRDMSFCIGDNEIRCIRYCIASLSTPFRAMLYGGFRESSKEKINFTQNGISIECMKAAELYSRIRRVDSFDPRIILELLTFSNRFCCDDLKSACDSYLASLVNDVENALLLIEYGLEENAHLLVAACLQVFLRELPNSMHSPNVMKYFCSPEAKERLALVGHASFLLYFFLSQIAMEEDMKANTTVMLLERLADCATESWQKQLAYHQLGVAMYERKEYKDAQSWFEEAYESGHIYSKVGIARTKCKRGHKYSAYKMINSLISEYKPVGWMHQERSLYCDGKEKMSDLEMATELDPTLCFPYKYRAVLLLETNKIGAAISEISKIISFKVSPDCLELRAWISIAMEDYERALRDVRALLTLEPNYMMFHWKMHGDHLVELLRPFVQQWSQADCWMQLYDRWSSVDDLGSLAVVHHMLANDPGKSLLWFRQSLLLLRLNCQKAAMRSLRLARNHSTSDHERLVYEGWILYDTGHCEEALAKAEESISIQRSFEAFFLKAYALADTSLDQESSAYVIQLLLDALRCPSDGLRKGQALNNLGSVYVDCEKLDLAADCYMNALNIKHTRAHQGLARVFHLKNQRKAAYDEMTKLIEKARSNASAYEKRSEYSDRDMAKSDLAMATQLDPLRTYPYRYRAAVLMDDHKENEAIAELTRALAFKPDLQLLHLRAAFHDSMGDYASTVRDCEAALCLEPNHADTLELYNKVRELVKEQ, encoded by the exons ATGCAGCGTAATAAATTTACCACAATGCGTAGTTTAAAGGTTTTAGATAGATGTAAAGGCGCACAAGTTTATGCTCTTCACACCACCGGTGGCGGTGGTGGAGATGTCGGTGATAAACTTTATCATCAACTTCAAGACCATCTTAGTGTTAATCCGGTTCGGCCTATATCGATGCACAATTACCAGTCTTCTAATGTGCCCCTTGCTTATGTAAATGAAACCCTGCTTCCTTATGGTCTACCCGTCTCCGATCTCCTTGAACCCCAAATTGAATCATGCTTGAAATTCGTTGATTTCATTGGAACACTAGCTGATTTGTACCGTAGGATTGAGAATTGTCCTCAATTTGAAAAAACTGGAATGTATTTGGAGCAATGTGCAATTTTTAAGGGCTTGTCTGATCCGAAGCTGTTCCGTCGGACCCTTCGAGCTGCTAGGCAGCATGCCGTCGATGTTCATTCCAAGGTTGTGTTAGCAGCTTGGTTGAGGTATGAGAGGAGGGAAGATGAGCTTAGAGGCACAAATTCAATGAATTGTTGCGGAAGAAACATCGAGTGCCCTAAGGCTACTTTGGTACCTGGTTACAACCCGGAATTTATTTACGATCCTTGTGTTTGTTCTAAGAATCCTCGAGGTGAAAGCGTGGATGATTATTCAATTGAGGACGTGGAATGTTCTACTTCAGATGAATATAGGGATATGTCATTTTGTATCGGAGATAACGAGATTAGGTGTATACGGTATTGTATTGCTTCATTATCGACACCGTTTAGGGCAATGTTGTATGGTGGTTTCAGGGAATCTAGCAAAGAGAAGATAAACTTTACCCAGAATGGTATTTCAATAGAGTGTATGAAAGCTGCTGAATTATATAGTAGGATCAGAAGAGTAGATTCTTTCGATCCACGAATCATTTTGGAGCTTCTTACTTTCTCGAATAGGTTTTGTTGTGACGATTTGAAGTCGGCCTGTGATTCTTATTTAGCATCTTTGGTAAATGATGTGGAGAATGCACTATTGTTAATCGAGTATGGATTGGAGGAAAACGCGCATCTTCTTGTGGCAGCTTGCTTGCAGGTTTTCTTAAGGGAACTCCCAAACTCGATGCATAGTCCTAATGTGATGAAATATTTTTGTAGTCCAGAAGCAAAGGAACGATTGGCTCTAGTGGGGCATGCTTCCTTTTTGTTATATTTCTTCTTGAGCCAAATTGCAATGGAGGAAGACATGAAAGCTAACACTACCGTGATGCTTCTCGAGAGGTTGGCAGATTGTGCAACGGAAAGTTGGCAAAAACAACTTGCGTATCACCAGTTAGGTGTTGCGATGTACGAGAGAAAAGAGTACAAAGATGCTCAAAGTTGGTTTGAGGAAGCTTATGAGTCTGGTCATATATATTCGAAAGTGGGTATAGCAAGGACCAAGTGCAAGCGTGGACACAAGTATTCAGCTTACAAGATGATTAACTCACTCATTTCGGAATATAAACCAGTTGGGTGGATGCATCAAGAACGTTCTTTGTATTGTGATGGGAAGGAGAAGATGTCGGATCTAGAAATGGCTACGGAATTGGATCCGACACTTTGTTTTCCGTACAAGTATCGAGCTGTTTTGTTGTTGGAGACCAATAAGATTGGAGCAGCCATATCAGAAATCAGTAAAATTATCAGTTTCAAAGTATCTCCTGACTGCCTCGAGTTACGAGCTTGGATTTCGATTGCCATGGAGGATTATGAAAGAGCTCTTAGAGATGTTCGTGCACTTTTGACTTTAGAACCAAATTACATGATGTTTCACTGGAAAATGCATGGTGACCACTTGGTCGAGCTCCTACGTCCTTTTGTTCAGCAATGGAGTCAGGCTGACTGTTGGATGCAATTGTATGACCGGTGGTCTTCTGTTGACGATCTCGGTTCCCTAGCTGTTGTACACCATATGTTGGCTAATGACCCAGGAAAGAGCCTTCTATGGTTCAGACAGTCTCTCCTCCTTTTAAG GTTAAATTGCCAAAAGGCTGCAATGCGTAGTCTACGGTTGGCTAGAAACCATTCTACCTCGGATCATGAAAGGCTCGTCTATGAAGGATGGATATTGTACGACACCGGCCACTGTGAAGAAGCACTAGCTAAAGCTGAGGAATCAATCTCCATCCAGAGATCATTTGAAGCTTTCTTCCTCAAAGCATATGCTTTAGCAGATACAAGTCTCGATCAAGAGTCCTCGGCATATGTTATCCAACTGCTTCTTGATGCTCTTAGATGCCCTTCGGATGGACTTCGGAAAGGACAA GCACTGAATAATTTAGGTAGTGTGTATGTAGATTGTGAGAAATTAGATCTTGCTGCCGATTGTTACATGAATGCACTGAACATTAAGCATACACGAGCACATCAGGGTCTAGCACGTGTTTTTCATCTAAAAAATCAACGTAAAGCTGCGTATGATGAGATGACAAAGCTGATAGAGAAGGCACGTAGTAATGCTTCTGCTTACGAGAAGCGTTCAGAATATTCTGATCGGGACATGGCAAAGAGTGATCTCGCTATGGCTACTCAATTAGATCCCTTGAGGACATATCCATATAGATACAGAGCAGCAG TTCTAATGGACGatcacaaagaaaatgaagctatTGCAGAGCTCACAAGAGCACTAGCTTTCAAGCCGGACCTGCAACTACTACATCTTCGAGCTGCTTTCCATGACTCGATGGGTGATTATGCATCTACTGTTAGAGACTGTGAAGCAGCCCTATGTCTTGAACCCAACCACGCCGATACTCTCGAGCTATATAATAAAGTTCGCGAGCTGGTCAAAGAGCAATAG
- the LOC108466848 gene encoding uncharacterized protein At5g01610 isoform X1, whose amino-acid sequence MDQVLNKVGTMWVGHQADKQLGSVGNEIDVVAHQCISVFVFLLHNQQISSSIEGGAKWLVNTIKGKVQKPLPELLKEYDLPIGIFPCDATNYKLEEETGKLTVHLPSICEIEYRDSSVLRFFTTVTGHLAKGKLADIDGMKTKMILWIKVSCITSDGSKLYVSAGITKTRNRDAYEVNRDGIGVDKF is encoded by the exons atggaTCAGGTGTTGAACAAGGTAGGCACGATGTGGGTGGGCCATCAAGCCGACAAGCAACTCGGTTCCGTCGGCAACGAAATCGAC GTTGTGGCTCATCAATGCATTTCTGTATTTGTTTTTCTGCTCCATAATCAGCAAATCTCCAGTAGTATTGAAGGAGGAGCCAAATGGTTGGTTAATACAATCAAAG GGAAAGTACAAAAGCCATTACCAGAGCTGTTAAAGGAGTATGATTTGCCAATAGGCATCTTCCCTTGTGATGCCACCAACTATAAGTTAGAAGAAGAGACAGGGAAGCTTACTGTTCATCTCCCATCAATATGTGAAATCGAATACAGGGACTCATCTGTTCTACGCTTCTTCACCACTGTGACTGGCCATTTAGCGAAAGGAAAGCTCGCAGATATAGATGGTATGAAGACAAAAATGATATTATGGATAAAAGTATCATGCATCACTTCTGATGGATCAAAGCTGTATGTCAGTGCTGGAATAACCAAAACCAGGAACAGAGATGCTTATGAGGTTAATAGGGATGGTATAGGTGTCGACAAGTTCTAG
- the LOC108462058 gene encoding 40S ribosomal protein S4: MARGLKKHLKRLNAPRHWMLDKLGGAFAPKPSSGPHKSRECLPLILILRNRLKYALTYREVIAILMQRHVMVDGKVRTDKTYPAGFMDVVSIPKTNEDFRLLYDTKGRFRLHAITGDETKFKLCKVRSVQFGQKGIPYLNTYDGRTIRYPDPLIKANDTIKLDLESNKIVDFIKFDVGNVVMVTGGRNRGRVGVIKNREKHKGSFETIHVQDAAGHEFATRLGNVFTIGKGTKPWVSLPKGKGIKLSIIEEARKRLAAQNAA, encoded by the exons ATG GCTAGAGGGTTGAAGAAACATTTGAAGAGGCTTAATGCCCCTAGGCATTGGATGCTTGACAAGCTTGGTGGTGCTTTT GCTCCCAAGCCATCATCTGGTCCTCACAAGTCTAGGGAATGCTTGCCATTGATCCTCATTCTGCGAAACAGATTGAAGTATGCTCTGACCTATAGAGAAGTCATTGCTATTCTCATGCAGAGGCATGTTATGGTAGATGGGAAGGTTAGAACTGATAAGACCTACCCTGCTGGTTTCATGG ATGTTGTTTCGATTCCTAAAACAAATGAGGACTTCCGTCTCCTTTACGACACTAAAGGACGTTTCCGTCTCCATGCTATCACTGGCGATGAAACCAAG TTTAAGCTTTGCAAGGTTCGATCTGTCCAATTTGGCCAGAAGGGCATTCCATACCTGAACACATACGACGGGCGTACTATTCGCTACCCAGACCCCTTGATCAAGGCAAATGACACCATTAAGCTGGACCTTGAGAGCAACAAGATTGTCGATTTCATCAAGTTTGACGTTGGGAATGTTGTCATGGTCACCGGAGGAAGGAATAGAGGTCGTGTTGGAGTAATTAAAAACAGGGAGAAGCATAAGGGTAGCTTTGAGACCATTCATGTTCAAGATGCTGCTGGGCACGAATTTGCAACTCGTCTCGGTAATGTCTTCACAATCGGAAAAGGAACGAAGCCATGGGTGTCGCTTCCCAAGGGCAAAGGTATCAAGTTATCCATCATCGAGGAAGCTCGGAAGAGGCTTGCAGCCCAAAATGCAGCATAA
- the LOC108466583 gene encoding kinetochore protein SPC24 homolog: MGESTRMIDVEKLISYSDDLVEVLKDKRDINNLTQCFQHFNDLRSHCDADSNEVHRLLREYEEKIEACKKKTEQAKLEVADGAEMEYLQKEYQEELEKERGLEEELRAVSNEIIELERQRVSIEERKKNLRKYEQDKLKEQRKLSMYASITNIIPDLEDQSRISGHIVDRDKKVIKKFEFDTSKMTAFDACDSLWKMINSR; the protein is encoded by the exons ATGGGGGAATCCACGAGAATGATCGATGTGGAGAAGCTGATATCTTACAGTGACGATCTGGTGGAGGTATTGAAGGACAAAAGGGACATTAACAACTTGACGCAGTGTTTTCAGCACTTTAACGATCTCCGCTCGCATTGCGACGCTGATTCCAACGAGGTTCATCGATTGCTAAGAG AATATGAAGAAAAGATAGAAGCTTGCAAGAAGAAAACAGAACAGGCAAAATTGGAGGTTGCTGATGGTGCTGAAATGGAGTATCTGCAGAAGGAATACCAAGAAGAGCTTGAAAAAGAACGTGGACTTGAAGAGGAGCTTAG AGCTGTTAgcaatgagataattgaactagAGCGCCAGAGGGTTTCTATTGAAGAACGCAAGAAAAACCTAAGGAAATATGAGCAAGACAAACTCAAAGAACA GAGGAAGCTTTCAATGTATGCTTCTATAACTAATATTATTCCAGACTTGGAAGACCAATCCAGAATCTCAGGCC ATATAGTAGATAGAGATAAAAAGGTGATAAAGAAGTTTGAATTCGATACATCAAAGATGACTGCTTTTGATGCCTGTGATAGCCTATGGAAGATGATAAATTCCCGATAG